DNA from Sulfitobacter albidus:
CGAGACCCTTCCGGGCCTACTCCCTTAGCAGGGGAGCGCCTTCGACCACTCGGCCACGTCTCCGCTGACCCGTTTAGCGGGCGGGGTTTGGGAGGGCAAGTGGTTTGTCTGGGTCAATTTACCGGCATGCACAGGACGTACACCGGGTGTGCACCGGCCGTACACTGCCGTGTGCGCATTGAGGGCGCGGTTGCATGCGCCGTTGACGGGGTGCGTTCGCAAAGGAGGCTGGCGCTCGTGCGGAAAAGCAGCGCAGTCGGCTTGCTGGGATCGGGTGCGCGAAAGCTACCGGGTGCGGGTATTCCGTCGGGACGGACCCCGATCGGGGGCGGTGTGAGGCGCGGGTCGGGGCGATGCTATCGGACTTCGGTCTGCTGGAGGGTGGACTGGCCTCTCCCCCCCGTCCGGGCGGACCGACGCCGATGGCGGAGCCGTTCTGAAACGGCTCACCGTGACGCGCTCCCGCCGTTCGTGTCGACCAGCGACCAGCGGGTATTGCAGAACCCTGCGGGAAACGCGCGGCTGTCGCTCAACGCGCCCCGGACCACAGCCGCGCACACCTTGGCCCGGCTTTTGGGGGCGAAGCCCGATTTGGACGTGTCACCCTTCCCGCAGGCATCACCCGACACATGCCCGTCTGCGTCGATTCCCACAGCCTGTTCAGGTCAAAACACCATGGTCCGACGTGCGTTTGCAATCCGCCGGGTCGTGCGGCATCCTTGTGCAAGGGGTGGCGTATGTTTGAAAAATCACTGCATGGGTTGAATGTGGCTACGGCCTTTGGGGCGGCGGCGACGGCGGCGGATATCACGCTCTTTGGCGGGCGGGGATGGCGATTGGGGCGGCCTTGTCGGGGCTGTCGCTGTTCAGGGGGTCGGACCGCCAGACGCGGGAAGCGGCGAAGCTGATGGCGCCGATCCTGCAGGCAGAGCTCGAACGCTCCCCCCTGCCCGCGGATCACAAGAAAGTCGTGCTGGATCTGCTGAAAACCAACGCGCCCACGTTCGAGGATATTTCCGAAGGCAGCTATATCGCCGCGCGGATCGCGAAGAACATCCGCGATGGCGTGGCGGCGACGGCCAAAGACCCCGCCCGGCAGAATCCCTCCGTGCTGAACACATTCGAGGCCGTGCTGGCCGCAGCACTGGCGCCGATCGTGGCGCCCAGTGACCAGCAATCGGCGGATACGGCGACGCTGCTGCAAAGGCTCGACGCCAGCGGCGGCGCGCAGCGCATGCGCGACGAGGGGATCACCGAGCGGGCGATCCTGCGGCTTGCCACCCGGATCGTGCAGGACGCGACCGATCTGGGCGCGGCGTGGACGGCGATTGAGGATGCGGTGGCCATCGCGATCCGCGTGCAGCAGGAGGGGCACGCGCCGTCGAACCACCGCGATTTTGTGGATGAGGTGTTTGCGCGGACGGCACAGCTGGCGGCGGAGGGGAACTATGCGCAGGCGCTCGATGCCATCCACGCGGCGCGCGAAGAGGGCAAGGCCCGCGATGCGCGCCTGTTGGCGCGGGCGGTGGACATGGCGACACTGGCCGGTGATGCAGAGGCGACCGCCACGCTGCTGACCGAGCAAGTGATGCGCGACGCGCCAAAAGGGGTGTTTGACGCGCTGCGTGCGCTTCAAGATGAATGGTACGTAAAAGGCCGGGATCGGGGGGTGACGTTTGAGGCCACGGTGGCGATCCATCTGGCCCAGATCAGTCTGGAGCACGCCGGCACCCCGGACACGCGCGGCGCGGCTTGGAACGACCTTGGTATTGCGCTGGCCATCTTGGGAGGGCGTGACAGCGATACCGCGCGATTGGAACAGGCGGTTGCGGCTTATGAAAACGCATTGCTGGAATTTACTCGCGACCGCGCGACGCTTGACTGGGCAATAACACAGAACAACCTTGGCAACGCGCTACGGTCACTCGGGGAACGCGAAAGCGATACCATGCGACTGGAACAGGCGGTCAAGGCCTATGAAAACGCCTTATTCGAACGCACCCGCGACCGCGTGCCGCTTGACTGGGCCATGACGCAGAACAACCTTGGCAACGCGCTATGGTCACTCGGGGAACGCGAAAGCGATACCGCCCGGTTGGAGCAGGCGGTCAC
Protein-coding regions in this window:
- a CDS encoding tetratricopeptide repeat protein translates to MAIGAALSGLSLFRGSDRQTREAAKLMAPILQAELERSPLPADHKKVVLDLLKTNAPTFEDISEGSYIAARIAKNIRDGVAATAKDPARQNPSVLNTFEAVLAAALAPIVAPSDQQSADTATLLQRLDASGGAQRMRDEGITERAILRLATRIVQDATDLGAAWTAIEDAVAIAIRVQQEGHAPSNHRDFVDEVFARTAQLAAEGNYAQALDAIHAAREEGKARDARLLARAVDMATLAGDAEATATLLTEQVMRDAPKGVFDALRALQDEWYVKGRDRGVTFEATVAIHLAQISLEHAGTPDTRGAAWNDLGIALAILGGRDSDTARLEQAVAAYENALLEFTRDRATLDWAITQNNLGNALRSLGERESDTMRLEQAVKAYENALFERTRDRVPLDWAMTQNNLGNALWSLGERESDTARLEQAVTAFESALLEHTRDRLPLDWAMTQNNLGRALQTLGNRESNTVRLEQAVTANENALLEYTRDRVPLDWAMTQNNLGNVLRSLGERESDTARLEQAVTAYENALLEWTRDRVPLNWAFTNGNLGAVEIAFFDITGNATHLDRAKDYVANAHEVFVEAGASRYIEMADVLLAKIDARRT